In Scomber japonicus isolate fScoJap1 chromosome 21, fScoJap1.pri, whole genome shotgun sequence, one DNA window encodes the following:
- the bmi1a gene encoding polycomb complex protein BMI-1-A, which produces MHRTTRIKITELNPHLMCVLCGGYFIDATTIIECLHSFCKMCIVRYLETSKYCPICDVQVHKTKPLLNIRSDKTLQDIVYKLVPGLFKNEMKRRRDFYAEHPVDASNGSNEDRGEVADEDKRIITDDEIISLSIEFFDQSRLGGVAEEKQPKDQVANKRYLQCPAAMTVMHLRKFLRSKMDIPNTYQVEVMYEDEPLKDYYTLMDIAYIYTWRRNGPLPLKYRVRPSCKKMKVSHAQQEGQNSASRSGPESDSASDKAGSPTGAPSTSSSLPSPGTPAQSPHPQLPPHGPNNNVNGTPAVAAPPTPGRAFTQFSSGGGKPRKVSLNGSSTSSG; this is translated from the exons ATGCATCGGACGACCAGGATAAAGATCACTGAGCTCAACCCTCACCTAATGTGCGTCCTGTGCGGAGGATATTTCATAGACGCAACCACCATCATCGAATGTCTTCACTCAT TCTGCAAAATGTGCATTGTGCGCTACCTGGAAACCAGTAAATACTGTCCCATCTGTGATGTACAAGTGCATAAAACCAAGCCTCTGCTCAACATTAG GTCTGACAAAACTCTACAGGACATTGTGTATAAGCTGGTTCCTGGCCTCTTCAAAA atgaaatgaaaaggaggagagacTTTTATGCCGAGCACCCTGTAGATG CTTCAAATGGATCCAATGAAGATCGCGGCGAGGTGGCAGACGAGGACAAGAGAATTATTACAGATGATGAGATCATCAGCCTTTCTATTGAGTTTTTTGATCAGAGCAG ACTGGGAGGCGTAGCAGAGGAGAAGCAGCCTAAAGATCAG GTGGCAAACAAAAGGTACCTTCAGTGTCCAGCAGCCATGACAGTCATGCATCTGCGGAAGTTCCTGCGCAGCAAAATGGACATCCCAAACACCTACCAG GTTGAGGTCATGTATGAAGACGAACCTCTGAAAGATTACTACACATTAATGGATATTGCATATATCTACACTTGGAGAAGG AACGGCCCGCTGCCTCTGAAGTACCGGGTCCGACCCAGCTGTAAGAAGATGAAGGTGAGCCACGCGCAGCAGGAGGGCCAGAACAGCGCAAGCAGATCCGGTCCTGAGAGCGACTCAGCCAGCGACAAAGCCGGCAGTCCCACGGGGGCCCCGTCCACGTCCTCGTCTCTCCCGAGCCCGGGCACACCGGCTCAATCCCCTCACCCTCAGCTCCCACCACATGGCCCCAACAACAACGTGAACGGGACCCCGGCAGTCGCTGCTCCACCTACCCCTGGTCGAGCTTTCACCCAGTTCAGCAGCGGTGGCGGGAAACCCCGGAAAGTGTCTTTGAACGGCTCCTCGACCTCTTCGGGGTGA